A region from the Kryptolebias marmoratus isolate JLee-2015 linkage group LG9, ASM164957v2, whole genome shotgun sequence genome encodes:
- the myot gene encoding palladin, producing MAQVQGLQKKTSTMSLTISSSSSASSSLERSSASSMFLAQRHSSLVQPLCVSPQRTQSPLYNQQFSGNGMAPTFVKCLHDVSAVKGQLVVLECRLRGTPPLQVMWYREDEQILDSDDFRILRKKASSASVPEELCTLVITEAFPEDSGLFKCVVLNSFGTVSCSAMLEVYNDLEEQLEVEAIPPQEAVSCKDSEVDFYQDTPSSGKSSEDFPAALPDFVNLPPPEWPSSPLEDNVPAADLLEPQPANHSFEEPFGRSKEESALSSEGQRSPEITVEVCTPSPPLPPSPPPPAQVKEKTPKLFTPSKLSFTSFQSGGTNMNLSDLPSFSPTSFPPSAFNYERPRHFIQSQPAFQAPSYESVLREAQENQNHQLNLNNTQSSPHVSETQSPIKTTQTQSFSQTQSVSKSVQQTQSQFQSLSLSQNPARSVIQNQANGTFKSSPSSSSLSSPTSTPASSAAPPFSSSASLLAPSAPASSSPAPDPSSSLPRATVRSTITLTPRVPSATGLGSATLPANQDTLSASAAYLCSVLPSQSSSSSQFSSKLSPNSSRPHPSCSPLSPSSPLLPMKASSSPSSLPQQPLSVSPSVPHSPLSPSSSSLPQPNTPNNQNMLPPAVVSLPASYKGTPNTLPKPILKKSVAPRPSSSRSIEEDIQGSKDALIQDLENKLRSKEARRRHSQKLSYEERMARRLLGPDNATNMFDQDNLSDSQLEQPDSPEGRHTGGLWGRHHLGADERSSEGSAIQEKCYAPRFLQIPPDLTVEEGRFCRIDFKVGGLPAPDISWFLDGKAIRPDDYHKMLVCEKGMHSFIIEIITVHHAGVYECVAKNRAGESRFTMRLDVIAQEVLRPPSFIQKMLNTRALEGDTVRLECKVDASPPPQLFWKKDKDMLRIDPNRMSLYQDGSGRQCLLIERLTKADAGWYTLSAINEAGMSTCNARLDVGTRTAPAMKTAPPGSKTLKLLSSLSHVPALTVESPAQHTAPLYESEEL from the exons ATGGCTCA GGTCCAGGGGCTGCAGAAGAAGACCAGCACCATGTCTCTgaccatctcctcctcctcctctgcatccTCGTCTCTGGAGcgctcctccgcctcctccatgttcctgGCTCAGAGACACTCCAGCCTGGTGCAGCCGCTGTGTGTCAGCCCTCAGAGG ACTCAGAGTCCTCTCTACAATCAACAGTTTTCAGGAAATGGCATGGCTCCCACTTTtgtcaag TGCCTCCATGATGTGTCTGCAGTGAAGGGTCAGCTGGTGGTCCTGGAGTGCAGACTGAGGGGGACCCCTCCACTGCAGGTCATGTGGTACAGAGAGGACGAACAAATACTGGACTCGGACGATTTTAGGATTCTGCGAAAGA agGCCAGTTCTGCCTCAGTGCCAG AGGAGCTTTGTACCCTGGTGATTACCGAGGCCTTCCCCGAAGACTCGGGCCTGTTCAAGTGTGTCGTCCTCAACTCCTTTGGCACCGTCTCCTGCTCTGCCATGCTGGAGGTTTACAACG acctggaggagcagctggaggtggAGGCCATTCCCCCGCAGGAAGCAGTCTCTTGCAAAGACAGCGAAGTAGACTTCTACCAGGACACTCCATCCTCTGGGAAGAGCAGCGAGGACTTTCCTGCTGCGCTGCCAGACTTTGTCAACCTCCCTCCTCCGGAGTGGCCCAGCAGCCCTTTGGAGGACAACGTCCCTGCAGCAGA TCTCCTTGAACCTCAGCCGGCCAACCACTCCTTTGAGGAGCCTTTTGGTCGCAGCAAGGAGGAGAGTGCTCTGAGCTcagagggtcaaaggtcaccagaGATCACTGTTGAAGTCTGTACGCCCAGCCCCCCTCTTCCACCCTCACCGCCACCACCAGCACAAGTCAAGGAGAAGACACCCAAGCTGTTCACGCCGAGCAAACTCAGTTTCACA tCCTTCCAGTCAGGAGGCACCAACATGAACCTGTCGGACCTGCCTTCCTTCAGCCCCACCTCCTTTCCTCCCAGTGCCTTCAACTACGAGCGGCCGAGGCATTTCATCCAGTCGCAGCCGGCTTTCCAGGCGCCCAGCTATGAGAGTGTGCTGAGGGAGGCCcaggagaaccagaaccaccaACTAAACCTCAACAACACCCAGAGTAGTCCACATGTTTCAGAGACTCAGAGTCCCATTAAAACCACACAGACTCAGTCATTTTCTCAAACCCAGTCGGTGTCGAAGTCTGTGCAGCAGACGCAGTCGCAGTTTCAGTCACTGAGCCTCAGCCAGAACCCAGCCAGGTCTGTGATCCAGAACCAGGCCAACGGAACGTTCAAGTCCTCTCCTTCATCATCCAGCCTCAGCTCTCCTACTTCAACCCCAGCATCCTCCGCTGCGcctcctttttcctcctctgcctccttgcTCGCTCCCTCTGCTcccgcctcctcctctcctgcccCCGACCCCTCGTCCTCTCTGCCCCGCGCCACCGTGCGCTCCACCATCACCCTCACCCCCAGAGTTCCCAGCGCCACGGGCCTCGGCAGCGCCACCCTGCCAGCCAACCAGGACACCTTGTCAGCCTCTGCTGCTTACCTCTGCTCTGTGCTGCCCtcccagtcctcctcctcctcccagttCTCCTCCAAATTATCTCCCAACTCCAGCCGCCCCCACCCATCCTGCTCCCCACTCTCCCCCTCCAGCCCCCTCCTTCCTATGAAggcctcctcctctccatcctccCTTCCTCAGCAGCCACTCTCAGTGTCCCCCTCTGTCCCTCACTCCCCTctgtccccctcctcctcttctctcccaCAGCCGAACACCCCCAACAATCAGAACATGCTTCCACCTGCTGTGGTCTCTCTGCCCGCCAGCTACAAGGGGACACCCAACAC CCTTCCTAAACCTATACTGAAGAAGTCTGTGGCGCCTCGGCCCTCCTCGTCTCGCTCCATAGAAGAAGACATCCAGGGCTCGAAGGACGCCCTCATTCAGGACCTGGAGAACAAGCTTCGCTCCAAAGAGGCCAGAAGGAGACACAGTCAG AAACTCTCCTATGAGGAACGAATGGCTCGCAGGCTTTTGGGTCCAGACAACGCTACAAACATGTTTGACCAAGACAATCTCTCAGACTCACAACTTGAGCAG CCAGATTCTCCTGAAGGACGACACACAGGAGGACTATG GGGAAGACATCACTTGGGAGCAGATGAGAGGAGCAGTGAGGGATCAGCTATTCAGGAGAAATGTTACGCTCCTCGCTTCCTTCAGATACCTCCAGACCTCACAGTCGAGGAGGGACGCTTCTGTAGGATCGACTTCaag GTCGGTGGTCTCCCAGCTCCAGACATCTCTTGGTTCCTGGACGGTAAGGCCATTCGCCCCGATGACTACCACAAGATGTTGGTGTGCGAGAAGGGAATGCACTCGTTCATCATCGAGATCATCACAGTGCATCATGCCGGTGTGTACGAGTGCGTGGCCAAAAACCGAGCCGGGGAGAGCAGATTCACCATGAGGCTCGACGTAATAG CTCAGGAAGTTCTCCGCCCTCCCTCCTTCATCCAGAAGATGTTGAACACCAGAGCCCTCGAGGGTGACACTGTTAGGTTAGAGTGTAAAGTGGACGCTTCCCCTCCTCCACAGCTCTTCTGGAAGAAAGATAAGGACATGCTGCGCATCGACCCCAACAGAATGAG TCTCTACCAGGACGGTTCAGGTCGGCAGTGTTTGCTGATAGAGAGGCTAACGAAGGCCGATGCTGGTTGGTACACACTCTCTGCCATTAACGAAGCTGGCATGTCCACGTGCAACGCCCGACTGGATGTTGGCA CTCGCACAGCTCCCGCCATGAAGACAGCCCCTCCCGGCTCCAAAACGCTGAAGCTGCTGTCCTCTCTGAGCCACGTTCCCGCCCTGACGGTGGAGAGCCCGGCGCAGCACACGGCCCCGCTGTACGAGAGCGAAGAGCTGTAA